The following are from one region of the Chloroflexota bacterium genome:
- a CDS encoding glycoside hydrolase family 13 protein translates to MNTPNWVKNAVFYQIFPDRFARSARTRHPRGIQFKPWGTPPEEQGYQGGDLHGIVDKLDYLQDLGVTALYLNPVFSSASNHRYHAFDYMQVDPLLGGDAALRDLLDSAHARGMYVVLDGVLNHASRGFWPFHHVLENGPNSPYVDWFFINDWPLRPYSSDDKNPVNYEAWWGMPALPKLNTNNPGVRDYLFEVTRYWLDFGIDGWRLDVPSEIDDDDFWREYRRVVKAANPRAYIVGEIWTEAQRWLQGDMFDAVMNYLFTRNTLSFFGASTLRKFEHNELPMQPLDAPAFAQQINQMHALYDWEINQVQLNLLDSHDTPRALWLMSDDKSALRLSLFFQMTMPGAPCIYYGDEIGLTSAGDPHCRAAFPWEQESVWDHDLLTFYKQAIALRHQNPVLRTGSFEIIYAEGDVIAFRRILGERRALVVFNTGKAVAHLTLHLPEAQQAGCFQAWPQGGGSYRIENQHITLDVPARAATVLFN, encoded by the coding sequence ATGAACACACCGAATTGGGTTAAAAACGCTGTTTTTTATCAAATCTTCCCTGACCGCTTTGCCCGTAGTGCGCGCACGCGGCACCCGCGCGGGATTCAGTTTAAACCCTGGGGTACGCCCCCCGAAGAGCAGGGCTATCAGGGCGGCGATTTGCATGGCATTGTGGACAAGCTCGATTATCTGCAAGATTTGGGGGTCACTGCGCTTTATCTCAACCCCGTTTTTTCATCGGCATCCAATCACCGTTATCACGCCTTCGACTATATGCAGGTTGATCCGCTTCTCGGTGGGGATGCTGCGCTGCGTGATCTGCTGGATAGCGCCCACGCTCGCGGTATGTATGTGGTGCTGGATGGGGTTCTAAACCATGCCAGCCGCGGTTTTTGGCCGTTTCACCATGTGCTCGAAAATGGCCCTAACTCACCCTATGTGGATTGGTTTTTTATCAATGACTGGCCGCTGCGCCCTTATTCCAGCGACGACAAAAACCCTGTCAACTATGAAGCCTGGTGGGGGATGCCCGCGCTGCCCAAGTTAAATACCAATAACCCCGGAGTGCGGGATTACCTCTTTGAGGTTACTCGCTACTGGCTCGATTTTGGCATTGATGGTTGGCGCCTGGATGTGCCCTCCGAGATTGATGACGATGATTTTTGGCGCGAGTATCGCCGGGTTGTGAAAGCTGCCAATCCACGCGCCTATATTGTGGGCGAAATCTGGACTGAGGCTCAGCGGTGGTTGCAAGGCGATATGTTTGATGCCGTGATGAATTATTTATTCACCCGTAATACATTGAGTTTTTTTGGAGCCTCCACTCTGCGTAAATTTGAGCATAATGAGTTGCCAATGCAACCGCTAGACGCTCCCGCATTTGCCCAACAAATCAATCAGATGCACGCGCTCTACGATTGGGAGATCAATCAGGTTCAATTGAATCTCCTCGATAGCCACGATACGCCGCGTGCGCTTTGGTTGATGAGCGATGATAAAAGCGCTTTGCGATTGAGCCTGTTTTTTCAGATGACCATGCCCGGGGCGCCGTGCATATACTATGGGGATGAGATTGGGCTAACGTCGGCGGGCGATCCACATTGCCGCGCTGCTTTCCCCTGGGAGCAGGAATCAGTCTGGGATCACGACCTGCTGACTTTCTACAAACAAGCGATCGCGTTGCGCCATCAGAACCCGGTGCTGCGTACCGGTTCTTTTGAGATTATCTACGCCGAAGGGGATGTAATCGCTTTCAGGCGCATACTTGGCGAGCGCCGTGCCTTGGTGGTTTTCAACACCGGTAAGGCTGTTGCCCATCTGACCCTGCACCTGCCCGAAGCCCAGCAAGCCGGTTGTTTTCAAGCCTGGCCGCAAGGCGGCGGCAGTTACCGCATAGAAAATCAACACATCACCCTGGATGTGCCTGCACGCGCGGCGACCGTTTTATTTAATTGA